The Schistocerca cancellata isolate TAMUIC-IGC-003103 chromosome 4, iqSchCanc2.1, whole genome shotgun sequence genome contains a region encoding:
- the LOC126184899 gene encoding protein tipE: MAEEPEVIPPTFLQKLLFYTTAFFILLGTFSLFAFLFLVPFVIDPAFTTIFMEFDTNPAWCQTVDTLKQQGVSNCTWSSCREGCTKEVYECTQIRVNYKLRPSEGEEGGEERKAEEDGDARVERALRDYEYFEPQKEEDDEADFSGDEDQPLEPRTGLMGNDSEWYFTFAKLFPNVKGCGYPPMLNCTIFVGLYETPGTNFSCYYSKVDPGLVISDLDMHQVYMNLVYAMAIPIPSFIISVIYLTFAYFVIYNEEPEEALVDGGGDADVDGEGGTATPLPPALTPASDAFREDLASFGHQLKVAMADELSRESVPDVVANSTSVPGSLGKTMATSIPTPGGPIADV, from the coding sequence ATGGCGGAGGAACCCGAGGTCATCCCACCGACATTCTTGCAGAAACTGCTGTTTTACACCACTGCGTTCTTCATCCTCCTCGGGACTTTCAGCCTCTTCGCCTTCCTCTTCCTCGTGCCTTTCGTGATCGATCCGGCCTTCACCACAATCTTCATGGAGTTCGACACGAACCCGGCGTGGTGTCAGACGGTCGACACGCTAAAGCAACAAGGTGTGTCCAACTGCACCTGGAGTTCGTGCCGCGAGGGCTGCACCAAGGAGGTGTACGAGTGCACGCAGATCCGGGTAAACTACAAGCTGAGACCATCCGAAGGGGAAGAGGGAGGCGAGGAAAGGAAGGCCGAGGAGGACGGAGACGCGCGGGTGGAGCGCGCGCTGCGCGATTACGAGTACTTCGAGCCGCAGAAGGAGGAGGACGACGAGGCCGACTTCTCCGGCGACGAGGACCAGCCGCTCGAGCCACGCACGGGGCTCATGGGCAACGACTCCGAGTGGTACTTCACCTTCGCCAAGCTGTTCCCCAACGTCAAGGGCTGCGGCTACCCGCCGATGCTCAACTGCACCATCTTCGTCGGACTGTACGAGACGCCCGGGACCAACTTCTCGTGCTACTACAGCAAGGTGGACCCCGGGCTCGTCATCAGCGACCTCGACATGCACCAGGTGTACATGAACCTGGTGTACGCCATGGCAATCCCCATACCTTCCTTCATAATATCCGTCATCTACCTGACGTTCGCTTACTTCGTCATCTACAACGAAGAGCCGGAGGAAGCGCTGGTGGACGGAGGTGGCGACGCGGACGTGGACGGCGAGGGCGGCACGGCGACGCCGCTGCCCCCGGCGCTGACGCCCGCCAGCGACGCCTTCCGGGAAGACCTGGCCAGCTTCGGCCACCAGCTCAAGGTCGCCATGGCCGACGAGCTCAGCCGCGAGAGCGTGCCCGACGTCGTCGCCAACTCCACATCCGTCCCCGG